TCGAGCGCCTCGATCCGGAATGCGGCCGTGGCGATCGTCGAGCTGAGTGTCCGTGCCCGGATCAGTGCCGTGGTCGGTACCGGCCCGTGAGGGATGATCGGGTTGTTCAAGCCTGCATGCCATGCCCCCGCAAGCGCCCCTTCCATCTCATCCGTCATCAGTTTCTGAACCTCGGCACGCTGTTGCGCCAGCTCTCCGGACAGACTGTCGACGACCAGCATCATTGCCGGCGCGCTGAGTTCCCGGTCGCCGCGGGTGAAGGTGGCTGCCTGCGACCGTTCAAAGTCGAACCCTTCCACATCCATGGCGATGCGGTGTTTTTCGAACCGCACCTTCCGGTAGCCCGAGCGTTCCTGCATGTCCAGTTCGTGGATCTCTCCCCGGTTGAGCAACATGATGATCTTGCGGAAATCGGGGGAGAATGAGATCGCACCGCGCTCGGCGGTGATCACGATGTTCTTTGTCGGGTTCGTGTAGTCGTAGAGCGTCACGCCTTCGAGGTCGTTCGAATTCTCGGAGGTCTTCCGGACCAGCATACTGTAGCCGGGGAGATCCTGGGAGAAGACCCCATTCATCAGTGCGATGGTGGGCTTCTTCCGTCGGATGTCCGTGGTCAGCGCCTTCAGCCGGTGGTTGGTCTCGGGGAGGACGCTGTTGTTGAACCAGACCATGATGAGCGCGACGATGGTACCCACGACGAACACGGGTGCCATCATGCGGTAGATGCTCACGCCGCCTGCCTTCATGGCGGTGATCTCGTTGCGGGAGGAGAGGTCGCCGAATGCCATCAGGATCGCCACGAGGACAGACATGGGTACAGCGAGGACCAGCATCCAGGAGAGGTTGAGGATCACCAGTTCGATGATCACCACACCGGACAGCCCTTTCCCGACCAGTTGATCGATGAATTTCATGACGAACTGGAGGAGGAAGATGAACATGAGCGTGACCAGCGAAAAGATGAAGGGGCCTGCATGGGCACGCACGATATACCGGTAGAGCAAGGGCATTGTTAAATATAACTTTCCAGCCATGTTTTTCCAAGTTTCCTTGCTATTTTCCCTCCAAATCTCTATGTTACTCCCACTACACAGCATGAGGAGTCCAATATCGATCTCTGTTGGTAATGGTTATGCGCGGGTTTGAGGCAGATGGTACTGACAGCACCGTGCGAGAATCGAATTGAACTCCTTACTCCGATATCCTATGCCACGTCTTCTCCGCCTTCCGTTGCG
Above is a window of Ignavibacteriota bacterium DNA encoding:
- a CDS encoding LptF/LptG family permease; this translates as MAGKLYLTMPLLYRYIVRAHAGPFIFSLVTLMFIFLLQFVMKFIDQLVGKGLSGVVIIELVILNLSWMLVLAVPMSVLVAILMAFGDLSSRNEITAMKAGGVSIYRMMAPVFVVGTIVALIMVWFNNSVLPETNHRLKALTTDIRRKKPTIALMNGVFSQDLPGYSMLVRKTSENSNDLEGVTLYDYTNPTKNIVITAERGAISFSPDFRKIIMLLNRGEIHELDMQERSGYRKVRFEKHRIAMDVEGFDFERSQAATFTRGDRELSAPAMMLVVDSLSGELAQQRAEVQKLMTDEMEGALAGAWHAGLNNPIIPHGPVPTTALIRARTLSSTIATAAFRIEALERQIDQYWVEIHKKYAIPTACIIFVLVGAPLGIMARRGGFGIAATLSLGFFVLYWAFLIGGEKLADRNILSPFWGMWGANIIIGLMGMYLTFKIGRETILINWSVFERFIPRRWRQQLPPAPPSTARAG